The Natrarchaeobius halalkaliphilus DNA segment GGGTTTAGCCGTCCGGAAAGTAACACGAAGTCGACGAGCGTGAGCGCGAGCATCGCCTCGACGACGGGGACGCCCCGCGGCGGGAGGACGGGATCGTGACGACCGATGACCTGTGCGTCCTCGATCAACTCGCCCGTCTCCCAGTCGGCCGTCTGTTGTTCTTTCGGGATCGACGTGGGCGCGTGGAGGGTGAGTTCGCCGTAGATCGGTTCGCCGCTCGAGATGCCGCCCTGGATGCCGCCGTGATCGTTCTCGACGGGCGTCGGATCGCCGTCCTCGCTGAACTCCCAGTCATCGTTGCGCTCCTTTCCGGTCCACTCGCGAGCCTCGCGGCCGAGTCCGAACTCGAACGCGGTCGCGGCCGGAACGGCCATCATCGCCTGGCCGAGTCGGGCCGATAACGAGTCGAACCGTGGCGCACCGAGGCCGGCGGGAACGCCGCGGGCCTCGAAGTAAACGCTGCCACCGATGGAGTCGCCCTCGTTCTGGTAGGTTTCGATCCGCTCTTGCATCGCCGCTGCGGTTTCGGGATGTGCACAGCGAACGTCGTTCTCTTCGGCGTGTTCGAGCATCTCCTCGAAACTCACCTCGGGCGACTCGACGTCTCCGATCTGGTTGACGTGAGCCTTGAGTTCGATCCCCTCGAGTGAGAGGAGCTTCTTTGCGATCGCGCCGGCGGCGACCCAGTTGACCGTCTCGCGCGCCGACGAACGGCCGCCGCCGCCCCAGTTTCGCGTGCCGAACTTGGCGGAGTACGTGAAATCGCCGTGGCTGGGCCTGGGAGCCGTGATAAACGGCTCGTACTTGCCCGAGCGGGCGTCCTTGTTCTGGATGACCATCCCGATCGGCGTTCCCGTCGTATAGCCGTCCTGGATTCCCGAGTTGATCGTGACGTCGTCCGGCTCCCCGCGACTGGTCGAGATCATCGATTGGCCCGGCTTTCGTCGGTCGAGATCCGTCTGGATATCCTCTTCGGAGAGTTCGAGGCCCGCCGGACAGCCCGAAACGGTACAACCCATCGCCTTCCCGTGACTCTCACCGAACGTGGTCACCTGGAACAGACGACCGAAGCGATTCCCGTTCATTATCACATCATCTGGGGTGGGGACACTTAGCCCTGCAGGTTCGGGACCGATCGAAACCTGACTGCTGCGAGCGCCCAGTCCAGTCCGAGCTGGTCGAGGCCGCAGTAGCGAAAGAGAAACGAGTAGAGCTGGACGACGCCTGCGACGATCGACAGCGCGCCGGTCGCAAAAACCATAACCACGGTGTCCGTGTGATACCGGTATGAGTTCCGACGAGAGAACGGTCGTCGAAGACGTAATGTCAACACCGCTCGAGACGGTGTC contains these protein-coding regions:
- the aroC gene encoding chorismate synthase, which encodes MNGNRFGRLFQVTTFGESHGKAMGCTVSGCPAGLELSEEDIQTDLDRRKPGQSMISTSRGEPDDVTINSGIQDGYTTGTPIGMVIQNKDARSGKYEPFITAPRPSHGDFTYSAKFGTRNWGGGGRSSARETVNWVAAGAIAKKLLSLEGIELKAHVNQIGDVESPEVSFEEMLEHAEENDVRCAHPETAAAMQERIETYQNEGDSIGGSVYFEARGVPAGLGAPRFDSLSARLGQAMMAVPAATAFEFGLGREAREWTGKERNDDWEFSEDGDPTPVENDHGGIQGGISSGEPIYGELTLHAPTSIPKEQQTADWETGELIEDAQVIGRHDPVLPPRGVPVVEAMLALTLVDFVLLSGRLNPDRVDDQPGNYDTDYHPSNPRNE